The Blastopirellula sediminis sequence CCCGCCGGCCAGGAAGTCGGCGATGGTGACCTGGTCATACTTGGGCCAGGGATACGGAACGCCGATTTCCTTCTGGAAGAAGTTCATGATGTCGGCCGTATCGGAGAACGAGTTCTCGGCGTGCTCTTTCCACGACGGTTGCGTGTAGAAACCAAGCGGCACGTCGCCGGCCATCTTTTCGAGCTTTTCCAGGTTGCCAGCTACCAGGCAAATCAGATAGTTCACGTGCGGTTTGTCATGCAGCCAATGGACGACCCGCAGGCCCGACTCGGCGTCGACTTTGTCGCTCAGCTTGTTGCCGTTTGAGACGACCGACATCGCCTTGGGAACGCGGCAGATCACTTCGGTGGTCGAGCGTTCGTTCGGATAGTCGAAGCAGGGGAACCAGTGCCGTGCGAAGTGCGATTCCCCTTGCGTCCAGCAATGGACGTCCTCGGCCGGGTATCCCATCTCCGGCGTGCGGAAGTAGAAACCGCCGGTCGGTTGGTTGTGATGCGCGATCTCGATGAACGCTTCTTCTCCGACCGGGATCGGTTCGGCGAAGGCGATCGTCAGGTCTTTTTTGGTTGAGGAGTAATCGGAGATCTCGGCCGATCCGCGGACGCCGTCGATCGAAATGTCGAGCGCGTCGAGCGTCAGCGTTCGAAGCGGCTCGCGGAGCGGGATGAACTTAATCGTCGTCACGCACGAGACGGTCCGATTGGTGAAGTCTGGCGTAACGTCGAGCTTGATGTGCAGCACGTCGATGTGGCGAATCGGCGCGTAGCGACGTCCGTCTCCTTCCAGATCAACGCCGAACATCCCGGCGGCGTCGTGCGACTCGCCGCAGTACCGACAGATACGATACTCTTCGGCCGAGGCGGTGAAAATCGTAGAAAAAACGGCAAGAAAAGAGAACACGCCCAGCGCGAATAGGCGATGCGTCATAAGTCTGCTCTGACGTTGGGTAGGAGATTAGGGGGCTACCTAATAATTTAGTCGCCCCGCCCAATTCGTACACCCACCAATGGGCATTCTGCGCACAATGCGTGGCGCGACGACCAATTATGCGGGGGTCGCGCTGAGGGGCGCGACTTCGACGATCACCCCCTTAAATGCCGGGGTTTTCGACTTCGGATCGGCGTGCCGCGCAACCAGAACGTTCGCCTCGGGATAGTACATCAGCGCGTTGCCGGGGCGAATATCTGCGTACTCCCGCACCAGGAAACCGCGGATCGAACCAATGTCCGACTTGATCTCAACCGGCTGATCGTTGGCCACGCCCAAGCGGCGGCAATCGTCGGGATGCATCAAGATGACGTCGCGACGATCAATGCCGCGGTAGATGTCGGTCTCTTCGTAGACGACCGTGTTGAATTGACCTTCGCTGCGGACCGTCATCAATCGCAATTGGTGTGAATCTCCTTTCAGCGGAGGAATCTCATGCGTGAAGAGTTGCAGCTTGCCGGTCGGCGTCGGAAAGATCGGCGTGTGGAACGTGCGGCCGTCGATCTGGAACTCCTGCTTCGTCTTGTCGATCGTTTCGATCTTCGCAAAGCCAGGGACCACCTTGGCGATCGCATCCCGAATTTTGCCGGTGTCCTGCATCGACTGCCAATCAATCGGGCCGGCATTGCCAAGCACATCACTGGCGATCCTCGCGATCACTTCGACTTCGCTCAGTGGACCTTGCAGCCGTCGCGGACCGCCGTCGGAAAGTCGCACGTAGTTGAACATCGACTCCTGGGTGGTCGGATGGGGCTCTTCATCGCGCGCGAGAACCGGCAGGATCAACGTTTCTTTCGCCAGGCCGTTGGCATGGCCGGTATTGAGCGTCGTGCTCATGAAGACCAGCATCTCGAGTTGCTCGAGCGCCTCGGCTGCAAACTTTTGGTCGGGGTTGGAGCCATAGAGGTTTCCGCCTAAACAGAACCCCATCTTCAGCGCTCCGGTATGCGCCGCTTCCATGCAGGCGAGCGTATCGAGCCCGGTGGTGGTTGGCAGTTGGAGGTTGAAGTTCGACTCCAAGCGTTCAAAAATCGCCTGTTTCAGTTGCGGCGTTACGCCGACTGAGCCGATCCCTTGTACGTTGGAATGGCCGCGAATCGGCATCAAGCCAGCGTTTGGGCGACCGACCATGCCGCGCAGCGCCGCCAAGGCGGCGATTGCCTGGACGTTGTCGACCCCGTGGGCGTGATGGGTGATTCCCATCGTCCAGCTGAAGACGACGTTCTTCGCTTTGGCGTAGCGTGCGGCGATGTCGTTGATCTGCTCGCGGGTGACGCCGGACTTGATGACGATTTCTTCCCAGCTCAAGCCGCGGATGTGAGCGAGCCACTCTTCGTTGTTGTCGCAACGTTCCGCTAAGAAGCGGGCGTCTCCAGCGCCCATTTCGTCGATCTGCTTGGCGATCCCTTTGAGCAGCGCCAAGTCGCCGCCGATGTGAGGCTGCACATAAAGCGTCGCGATCTTGGTGCCGAAGAGCAGACTGATTGGATCGCTCGGTACGCGGAAGTTGACCAGGCCGGTTTCGATCACCGGGTTGATGACGATCACTTCGCCGCCGTGCCGCCGGACATGCTTCAGCGTCGACATCAGACGCGGGTGATTGCTGGCCGGATTGCCGCCGATCAAAAAGACAAGGTCGGCATGTTCGACGTCGTCCAGCAACAGCGTCGCGGTGCCGCTGCCGATGGTCGAAGCGAGACCGACGCCGCTCGCCTGGTGACAATAGTAGCTGCAATTGTTGACGTTGTTGGTGCCGTAGATCCGCGCGAAGAGTTGCAGCAGAAAGCCGGCTTCGTTCGAGCTGCGACCGCTGAAGTACCAGAAGGTGTCGTCGGCCGGCAGCCTCTTCAGTTTGTCGGCGATGCGGCGAAACGCTTCGTCCCACTCGATTGGCCGATAGTAGTTGGCGCCGCGCTCGTAGAGCATCGGCTGCGTCAGACGGCCGCTATGCTCCATTTGATAGGGAGTGAACTTCGAGAGCTGCGCGACGCTGTAGGTTTGCCAGAACTCCGGTTTAACGGCGCCTTGCATGTCGGCGACCATCGCTTGCAGCGACTTTTTGCAAACCTCGGGGAAGTTCCCCAGTTCGTTGACCATGCCCCCTTTTTGCCCGCCCATGCCGAGCGCGCAGGTCTTGCAGGCATTCTTGCTGCGCATCGCCTTCCAAAGCTTCCAGATACCGCCGGCCTGGCGGGCTTTGGTGAAGGTGTATTTGATCGCTTGCCAACCGCCGCCGCTGGAAAGTTTGCGCATGATGTTCGTGGGGAGAGGAGGGTGGGGTGGGGGTTCACCCGAATCATAGCAGACGGAGCGAATGCCGACAAAAAAACGCTCGGCGATTTGCGGTTCGCCGAGCGTTTTATGGTTCCGATTGTCGCGGCAAGGTTAGCCTTCGGCGACGTTGACGAAGACCTTGAGGGCCGAGCTGTCTTCGACCAAGAGACGCATCATCTCTTTGTAGTTGTCGAGACCGTCGACCGGGTTGGTCAAGATCTTTTCGATGACGCCGGGATAGGTGACGTCGCCGAGGGCCAGATCGCGAATGCCGAGTTCAAAGTGCTCGCGGTTGGCGTTGACCGAACCGAGGAGCAGCTTGTTGCCGAGCACCCATTCGATGTTCAACTTGTCGGTCGGCAGTTCGTGATGCACGTTGGCGCCGGTGATCGAGGTCCACGCCAGCACGCCGTTGTGACCCAGGTACTTCATCGCGTCGAAGGCCATGCGGCTGCTGCCGGTGGCGTCGACGATCAGTTGTGGGCGACCGGTCTTCTTGACCAGGTCGTCCAGGTCGGTTTCCTTCGAGCTGACGTAGGTCGCTTCCAGCCCTTCGACGATTTCCGACTTCAGGTGCGGGCCCGGAGCCCGAGCGATCGTGTAGACCTGCAAGCCGCGCAGCTTCAGCACCAAAGTCGAGAGCAAGCCAATCTGGCCGGCGCCCATCACCCACGCGACTTCCGGACGCCAGACCTTCATGCGGCGTTGAACTTCGTAGGCCTGATGAATCGCCTTGGCGGCGCAGCTCATCGGCTCCATCAGCACGTGCAGGTGTTTCAGGCCGACCGGCACTTTGACGATGTAGTCTTCTTCGTCGGCGAAGTACTCGGTCAGGTAGCCGTGCAGCAGGTTAATGCCGCGCTCGTAGTAGACCTCTTCGCTGGTCATGTCGTAGGTGCCGATCTGATCGTAGATCGAACCGCCGGGACGACGGACGGTGGCGGTGACGTAATCGCCCGGCTTGATGCGGGTGACGTTGGGGCCGACCGCTTCAACGATGCCGAACGACTCATGGCCGAGAACGAGATACTTGTCCCCGGGAGGGGCGCCGCCGTACAAGGCTTCGTTGATCTCTTTGTCGGTCGCATCAACGCCGACTTTCAAGACCTTCACCAAAACCCCGTTTCCCTTGGGAAACTGGTCCAGCGACGGCATGGGGATGTTTTCTAGGTGGACGCTGTGGGGGGTGCCGGGCGTGACCGCGACTGCCTTCATTGGTGAGTTACTCTCATCAGATGGTCCGAGCGACGCCGCTAGGATGCGGCTAAGACTGCTCATCGTACCAAAGGGGGCGGCCGATCGAAAAGTAGGCCCCGCCCAACCTTGAGGGCGTTTTCTTAGGAGATTTCCGCGATTTTGGCCCGTAAATCGGGCATGGCGCCAGCATGCGACGCGACCAGCGCCGCCACCTGATTGGCGAAACCGGCCATCTCCGCGACCGACTTTTCGTGAACCAGTCCATGGGCGATCGCCGCGGTAAACGAGTCGCCGGCGCCAACCGTGTCGGCGATTGTGATCGGAATGCCAGGCTGCCGGCACTGCTCATCGCCGCGAGCGACCAAACAGCCATCGCCCCCCAGGGTGATGCAGACCGCCTGGAGACCAAAAAATCGCTGGACCTCGGCGGCGAACGACTCGATCTCGGTCGGCAGGTCGAAGTTTTCGGCCAAGTAGGCGACTTCGTCCTCGTTCAGTTTCAACGCGTTGGCCAGCGCCAGCGAAGACTCGATCGTCTCTTTGCTAAACCACGGGGGGCGAAGATTGATGTCGTAGATCTTCCACGCGTCGGTCGGCGCGGCGCGGAGACAATCGTAGATCATCGACTGGCTATCGCGGCTCCGCTGAGCCAAGGTGCCGAAACAGATGACCGCCGCTTTCGAACAGAGGACCGCCGTCTCCGGCGTGAACTCCAAGTGATCCCACGCAACGTCGTCGACGAAGGTGTAGGTAGGATCGCCGTCGACGAATTCGACGCGCACCTGACCGGTTGCATGCGCCGGATCGCGCTGCACGTATTGGTCGCTCAGTCCGTGATGGGCAAGATACTGGAGGAATTCATCCCCTAACTCATCGGTTCCAACTCGCGACAGGACGACGCCGTTGAGACCGAGCTGACCCGCATGAAAGGCGAAATTGGCCGGGGCGCCGCCGGGACGTCGTTCGTCCGGAAAGCAGTCCCACAAGATTTCGCCAAGTCCGATTACGGGTCGAGAATCTGTCATCGCGTCGTCACTCGCCTGGATCTGTTCGTCAAAGGGAATAGCCCCAGTCTAGGGATCTGAAAGCGTGCGCCCAGTCGAAACTGAGATTTGGCGGCGAAGCGGCTGCTACTATTCGCTCGAAAAACGAGCGTCGTATTCGTGGAGAATCGCAGCGGTGCGGCTCAGCCCGATGCGATCGGCGCCAAGTTCGCAGTATTGAAAAAAGGTGGTGAGATCGCGGATTCCGCCAGCCGCTTTGACCAGACAACGCGAATGTTGCCACATCAGACGGACGTCGTCCAGCGTGGCGCCGCCGGTTCCGAAACCGGTCGAGGTTTTCACCCAATCGACGTTCGCTTCGTTGCAGACCTGGCAAAGCCGAATTTTTTCGAGCTGCGAGAGATAGCAGTTCTCGAAAATGACTTTGATCTTTTGCCCCGCGTCGTGCGTCATCTGGGTCAGCTGCAGGATCTCTTTGCGGATCTGACGCCAGTGCCCGCTTTTGACGTCGCTGACGTTGACGACCATGTCAAGCTCTTGGGCGCCTTCAACCAGCACCTGTTCCGCTTCGTGCAGTTTGACCCGGAGCGGCTGATTGCCGTGGGGGAAGCCGATCACGGTGCAGGTTTTGACGAAGGTGCCGGCCAACATCCGAGCGCACCGCCCGGCGAAGAAGGACGGTACGCAGACCGCCGCCGTTTGCAGGTGATGCCCCAGAAGGCAGGCGTCTTCCAATTGGTGCTGCGTCGCATTCGGCGCCAAAAGCGTGTGATCGATGCGGGCCAGCACTTGAGCGCGAGTCATTGTCACAGGCGAATCCATTCCAGAATGAACCTCAGGACGATGAAACCATTTTAGCGTTGATCGTCAGGTTGTCTCCGCTGAAGAATTTCTTGCTCCACCTCGGCCAGGCCGGGGTCATTCGGGCGAAGCTGACGCAGGGTTGCGATCGTCTTCTTCGCCTCCTCCCATTTTTCCCGTTTTTGCTGCAAACGAACCAACGCCGTCAGGAAGGTGGTCGAATTTGGTTGCAGCTCGGTGGCCCGGGCGATCGCTTCTTCGGAGGCCGACAGTTGGTTTGCCTGGTAAAGGGCCAGGCCGAAACGGTATTGAACCTGGGCGACGTTGGGCAATTGCTCGGCGTCGCGGGCCAGGTTGACCAATTCTTCTTCCCGCAGGTGGGCAATTTCAAATTCGCGGATCGCGAGCTCTTCCACCATCTGGCGAGCTTGATCGCGCTGTCCGCTGGCCGCCAACTGTTCGAAGCGTTGCCGCTGCGGCGCCATCTTGCGGGTGAGCAATTCGGCCAAGTTCGACCGGGGACCGGTCACGTTCGGCTGAATCCGAACGGCGTCGCGATAATACTTTTCCGCACCGGCGTCGTCTCCCATCCGTTCGGAAAGGGCGCCCAAGGCGAGCAATGCGCCGGCCTGATCGGCGTTACGCAGGAGCGACTCCTTCAATTCGCCTAGCGCCTTCTCGAACGCTCCCGCTTTGCCGTTCAGTTTCAGGAATTCGATCGGTGTTCCCGCGAGGGCATTCGCGGCGTCGGTCCGAACCAGGCGGGTCGGATCGTCGAGGCCCGCCATCATCAGCTTCAGCGCTTCCGGATGGGGGACGACCGACGGCGAGAGGAACTCGGTCACGATCATCGCGGCGCTGCGGAGCTGCGGGTCGGAATCGACTAGCGCCAGTTTGATGGCGCGGCCTGTTTCGGGTTGATCGGCGTAGGCGCTCAGCTGCGTCACGGCGCTGGCGCGGACGATCGGCGGTTGTTGGCGGTCTCTTGCGAGGTCAATCAGCTTCGGGAAGCTATGCGGATCTTCGTTCCAAGCTTGGGAAAGGGTGTAGGCGAAGCTCGGCTCTTCTTCCGAGTAGTCTCGGCCGTACCATTCTTTCACCGCTTTCGCCGCCCAGGCGTCGACTTCGGCGAGCGCCTTCGCGACTTCTTCGTCGCCGTTGCGAGCGGCGGTCATCCAGTCGCCGTAGTTTTTCAGACTGGCGCGTTTTTCGTCAGAAACCTTCGCCCGGTCGAGATGGCACTTGGTGCAAGCGTTCGGCGTTTGCAATGCGACCGACAGGTCAGGGCGGGGGACCCGAATGCTATGGTCACGACGCGGATCGACTTCCATGTAGGTCGTCTCCGGCATGTGGCATTCGACGCACGACGAGCCGGTTCCATCCGCTTTGTGGCGATAGTGGGCTTCGGTGTCGTACTTGCCGGCAGGGTGTTGATGGCACGACGTGCAGAGCTTGTTTCCTTCAAACTTGACTTTGGTCGAGTGAGGATTATGGCAGTCGGTGCAGCGGATGTTCTTGTGATACATCTTGCTTTGCAGGAACGAGCCGAAGACGTAGTCCTCGTCGAGGATCTGCCCGTCGCAGTAATAGGTCTGCGGCATGATCAGTTCGTTCGAGTATTGATCGTAGTAGCTGTCGCCGCGCTGGTAGGTGGGACAAACGACGCGACGTCGCGAATGGCAGTCGGCGCAAGCTTGTACCTGCGCGACGTTGCTCTCTCCCTTCAACTGCTTCAGGCCGTAGCCATGATTGCGGTCCCAGAAGAGCGAATAGCTATTGGCGAGTTCGACATGCAAGCTGCCGGGACCGTGACACGCTTCGCAGCTGACGTCGATCTCGGTGAAGGTGGTGTGGTAGCTGTTGCTCGCGAGGTCGAAGTTTTTGTGCAGATTGGTCGAGTGGCAATCGGCGCACATGTGGTTCCAGTTTTGCGCTGCGCCGGTCCAGTGGAGCGGATCGTTTGGCTCGAGCTTCTCATCCACGTCGGGCGGCGGAAGATAGAACCACTCTTTCTTGTTCGTATCCCACGAGATCCGCAGCACTTGCACGCGACCGATCGATCCAGCCGGCGAGCCCGGCGTCGGCGGTTCGATTTCGACCATGTATTGCTGCAGCGGATCGACGCCGAAGACGTACTTCACCTCGAAGTCGGCCAGCTTGCCGTCGGGGCCTTCGGTATTGATGAAGTACTTGCCATCTTTGCGGAACATCTTCGACGTGATGTCGAAGTGGGTGAACTCGGCGTCGTTGAAGTCGCCGAGGACCGTCTCTTCGGTCGCCAGGTCCATCGCCTTGTCATGGAACGAGCCCATGAAGTCCTTGTGCTCGGCCTGGTGGCATTCGATGCACGAATTGCGCCCGACGAAGGTCGCTTGGCGCGTGGTGGGAATCGCCCAATACCAATCGGCCAGCGCCAGTCCACCCAGCAGCAAAGCGACCAGAAATGGAATCGCGACGAGGGGGATGCGGCGGAATATCGACAAACGAGAGGGCATTCGATTTATCAAAAAAAGATGGGAAAATTGAGGCGGTTTCCACTATCATCATTAGCATAGCTCTCGGCTGGGGCCGAGGATGCTGACGAAAATACCGAAGAAATCGAGTGAAGGGGAGTCGAATCGGCCGCGATTCGCCTTAATTCGCTCGAGACCCACCCTTTTTCGCCAACAGCTATTCCCATCAAGTTAGCGGCCCGGCACGCCTTCGTCTGCCGCCCTTTCCCACCTTCCTGGTTTCGCACCCTCAGGCAAAATCGATGCGCAAACTGCTCGCCCTCGCTCTTCTTCTCGTTTCGCCCGCCATGTTGTGGGCTGATCAGAAACTGCCGAACATCCTCTGGATTTCGAGTGAAGACAACGGGCCGCAGCTGGGCTGCTATGGGGACAAGTACGCTGACACGCCGAACCTCGACGCGTTGGCCGCCAAGGGGATGAAGTATCTCCACTGCTGGTCGAACGCGCCGGTTTGTGCGCCGGCTCGCACGACGATCATTTCGGGCATCTTCCCGCCGGCGACCGGCGGCGAGCACATGCGCAGTGAGACCGTCTTGCCGGCGCAGTTCAAGATGTTCCCGGTCTACTTGCGACAGAAGGGGTACTACTGCACCAACAACAGCAAGGAAGACTACAACCTGCTGCGCACCGGCAAGGTCTGGGATCAATCGAGTAACAAGGCGCACTGGCGCGGTCGCGACGAAGGCCAACCCTTCTTCTCGGTCTTCAATTTCACCGTCAGCCACGAGAGCCAGATTCGCAAACGTCCGCATACGGCGGTCCATGATCCGGCGAAAGCGCCGCTGCCGGCGTATCACCCCGATCTCCCGGAAGTTCGCCAAGACTGGGCGCAGTACTACGACAATCTGACCACGATGGACGCCCAGGCTGGCCGCATCTTGCAGCAACTGAAGGAAGACGGCCTGGAAGAAGATACGATCATTCTCTACTGGGGGGATCATGGAAGCGGCATGCCCCGCAGCAAGCGGACGCCGGTTAATTCCGGTTTGCAAGTTCCGCTGATCGTCCATGTGCCGGAGAAGTGGAAGTCGCTCGCGCCGAGCGAATACAAGGTCGGCGGCGACTCGGAGCGTCTGGTCAGCTTTATCGACCTGGCGCCTACCATGCTGAGCCTGGCCAGCGTCGACGTGCCGGAGTGGATGCAAGGGGTCGCGTTCATGGGGGCCCAGGAAAAGCCGGCCAAGCCGTATATGTACGGCTTCCGCGGACGAATGGACGAACGTTACGATATGGTCCGCTCCTGCAGCGACGGACGCTACGTCTACGTCCGCAACTTCATGCCTTACAAGCCGCATGGTCAGGTCTTGGCCTATCAGATGGAGACGCCGACCACGCGACTCTGGCGCGAGATGTTCCTCCGCGGCGAAACGACTCCGGTTCAATCCGCCTTCTGGCAGTCGCGTCATCCGGAAGAGTTGTACGACCTGCAGAGCGACAAAGACGAAACGGTCAACCTGGCCGGCAGCGCCGAGCATGCCGAGACGCTGAAAAAGATGCGAGCCGCAATTCATGATTGGCAGCTCGAAATTCGCGACATTGGGTTCTTGCCGGAAGGAGAAATCCATTCGCGGAGCGTCGGCTCTTCGCCGTATGAAATGGGACACGATCCGCAGAAGTACCCGCTCGAAAAGATCCAAGCGACCGCCGAAATGGCGTCGATGATGCAGGCCGACAATCTGCCGGCTCTGCAAAAGCGGCTGAAGGACGACGATAGCGCCGTCCGCTATTGGGGCGCCTTCGGCGTCTTGATGCTCGGACAGTCGGGCGTCGACAAGTCGACCGAACAATTGGAAGCGATGCTGACGGACGAAGCGTACGGCCCGCGGGTCATCGCGGCGGAAGCTTTGGCCG is a genomic window containing:
- a CDS encoding sulfatase-like hydrolase/transferase, producing MRKLLALALLLVSPAMLWADQKLPNILWISSEDNGPQLGCYGDKYADTPNLDALAAKGMKYLHCWSNAPVCAPARTTIISGIFPPATGGEHMRSETVLPAQFKMFPVYLRQKGYYCTNNSKEDYNLLRTGKVWDQSSNKAHWRGRDEGQPFFSVFNFTVSHESQIRKRPHTAVHDPAKAPLPAYHPDLPEVRQDWAQYYDNLTTMDAQAGRILQQLKEDGLEEDTIILYWGDHGSGMPRSKRTPVNSGLQVPLIVHVPEKWKSLAPSEYKVGGDSERLVSFIDLAPTMLSLASVDVPEWMQGVAFMGAQEKPAKPYMYGFRGRMDERYDMVRSCSDGRYVYVRNFMPYKPHGQVLAYQMETPTTRLWREMFLRGETTPVQSAFWQSRHPEELYDLQSDKDETVNLAGSAEHAETLKKMRAAIHDWQLEIRDIGFLPEGEIHSRSVGSSPYEMGHDPQKYPLEKIQATAEMASMMQADNLPALQKRLKDDDSAVRYWGAFGVLMLGQSGVDKSTEQLEAMLTDEAYGPRVIAAEALAEYGSPADRDKSLNVLIDTANIAENGHYATMFALNAIDELEEVATPLLPQVRTLETKDKNVPGRMASYCSRLVEYILAD
- the deoC gene encoding deoxyribose-phosphate aldolase, with translation MTRAQVLARIDHTLLAPNATQHQLEDACLLGHHLQTAAVCVPSFFAGRCARMLAGTFVKTCTVIGFPHGNQPLRVKLHEAEQVLVEGAQELDMVVNVSDVKSGHWRQIRKEILQLTQMTHDAGQKIKVIFENCYLSQLEKIRLCQVCNEANVDWVKTSTGFGTGGATLDDVRLMWQHSRCLVKAAGGIRDLTTFFQYCELGADRIGLSRTAAILHEYDARFSSE
- a CDS encoding cytochrome c3 family protein, with product MPSRLSIFRRIPLVAIPFLVALLLGGLALADWYWAIPTTRQATFVGRNSCIECHQAEHKDFMGSFHDKAMDLATEETVLGDFNDAEFTHFDITSKMFRKDGKYFINTEGPDGKLADFEVKYVFGVDPLQQYMVEIEPPTPGSPAGSIGRVQVLRISWDTNKKEWFYLPPPDVDEKLEPNDPLHWTGAAQNWNHMCADCHSTNLHKNFDLASNSYHTTFTEIDVSCEACHGPGSLHVELANSYSLFWDRNHGYGLKQLKGESNVAQVQACADCHSRRRVVCPTYQRGDSYYDQYSNELIMPQTYYCDGQILDEDYVFGSFLQSKMYHKNIRCTDCHNPHSTKVKFEGNKLCTSCHQHPAGKYDTEAHYRHKADGTGSSCVECHMPETTYMEVDPRRDHSIRVPRPDLSVALQTPNACTKCHLDRAKVSDEKRASLKNYGDWMTAARNGDEEVAKALAEVDAWAAKAVKEWYGRDYSEEEPSFAYTLSQAWNEDPHSFPKLIDLARDRQQPPIVRASAVTQLSAYADQPETGRAIKLALVDSDPQLRSAAMIVTEFLSPSVVPHPEALKLMMAGLDDPTRLVRTDAANALAGTPIEFLKLNGKAGAFEKALGELKESLLRNADQAGALLALGALSERMGDDAGAEKYYRDAVRIQPNVTGPRSNLAELLTRKMAPQRQRFEQLAASGQRDQARQMVEELAIREFEIAHLREEELVNLARDAEQLPNVAQVQYRFGLALYQANQLSASEEAIARATELQPNSTTFLTALVRLQQKREKWEEAKKTIATLRQLRPNDPGLAEVEQEILQRRQPDDQR
- a CDS encoding FdhF/YdeP family oxidoreductase, yielding MRKLSSGGGWQAIKYTFTKARQAGGIWKLWKAMRSKNACKTCALGMGGQKGGMVNELGNFPEVCKKSLQAMVADMQGAVKPEFWQTYSVAQLSKFTPYQMEHSGRLTQPMLYERGANYYRPIEWDEAFRRIADKLKRLPADDTFWYFSGRSSNEAGFLLQLFARIYGTNNVNNCSYYCHQASGVGLASTIGSGTATLLLDDVEHADLVFLIGGNPASNHPRLMSTLKHVRRHGGEVIVINPVIETGLVNFRVPSDPISLLFGTKIATLYVQPHIGGDLALLKGIAKQIDEMGAGDARFLAERCDNNEEWLAHIRGLSWEEIVIKSGVTREQINDIAARYAKAKNVVFSWTMGITHHAHGVDNVQAIAALAALRGMVGRPNAGLMPIRGHSNVQGIGSVGVTPQLKQAIFERLESNFNLQLPTTTGLDTLACMEAAHTGALKMGFCLGGNLYGSNPDQKFAAEALEQLEMLVFMSTTLNTGHANGLAKETLILPVLARDEEPHPTTQESMFNYVRLSDGGPRRLQGPLSEVEVIARIASDVLGNAGPIDWQSMQDTGKIRDAIAKVVPGFAKIETIDKTKQEFQIDGRTFHTPIFPTPTGKLQLFTHEIPPLKGDSHQLRLMTVRSEGQFNTVVYEETDIYRGIDRRDVILMHPDDCRRLGVANDQPVEIKSDIGSIRGFLVREYADIRPGNALMYYPEANVLVARHADPKSKTPAFKGVIVEVAPLSATPA
- a CDS encoding carbohydrate kinase family protein; protein product: MTDSRPVIGLGEILWDCFPDERRPGGAPANFAFHAGQLGLNGVVLSRVGTDELGDEFLQYLAHHGLSDQYVQRDPAHATGQVRVEFVDGDPTYTFVDDVAWDHLEFTPETAVLCSKAAVICFGTLAQRSRDSQSMIYDCLRAAPTDAWKIYDINLRPPWFSKETIESSLALANALKLNEDEVAYLAENFDLPTEIESFAAEVQRFFGLQAVCITLGGDGCLVARGDEQCRQPGIPITIADTVGAGDSFTAAIAHGLVHEKSVAEMAGFANQVAALVASHAGAMPDLRAKIAEIS
- a CDS encoding glucose 1-dehydrogenase encodes the protein MPSLDQFPKGNGVLVKVLKVGVDATDKEINEALYGGAPPGDKYLVLGHESFGIVEAVGPNVTRIKPGDYVTATVRRPGGSIYDQIGTYDMTSEEVYYERGINLLHGYLTEYFADEEDYIVKVPVGLKHLHVLMEPMSCAAKAIHQAYEVQRRMKVWRPEVAWVMGAGQIGLLSTLVLKLRGLQVYTIARAPGPHLKSEIVEGLEATYVSSKETDLDDLVKKTGRPQLIVDATGSSRMAFDAMKYLGHNGVLAWTSITGANVHHELPTDKLNIEWVLGNKLLLGSVNANREHFELGIRDLALGDVTYPGVIEKILTNPVDGLDNYKEMMRLLVEDSSALKVFVNVAEG